One genomic region from Argentina anserina chromosome 2, drPotAnse1.1, whole genome shotgun sequence encodes:
- the LOC126783000 gene encoding uncharacterized protein LOC126783000 isoform X2 translates to MDKLEGKIADVDVKFLFNRINIQKPAGVLNVDLGKNKVCGNDTTSSEAMVPSKLNSSKEHMNLETTRRSVDKPKLNDEKQISAVGLEPSEIDKTVEIQQDASSPKTILSFKGKNRDEELILDKVLPRKLDVEEIRSTNDVGDLDNRPTKVEFATSETSSDKRNSHEQRHVEVEENNNGRKSNASLEHAQPKKANMNGNQSSEHRRKINANGSYMNDLSFVASQVDERCKLKGLEDTIGTNKRPTKKRKPEGNTSIPSNKKLPNSSHGDDESKVQKASLPSSSIGDDKCKRKYGGESLVVDKDSKKKMRVDDKATNLPLAVDEDSKMKMKVGDKTTNRPLVVGEDSEKKMKVGDKATNCPLVVGEDSEKKMKVGDKATNLSLPGDKNSEKKMKVGDKAINLSLPVDKNSEKKVKVCDEATLLSGKPPRPSPRLPQSKAKKFDGEVLEVNLCADASNVFGNDNKASSPIAFGSDDSLGKQKAPLEKMNAKSAVKASRLSNGELQGQSTAQLQIKSQKLDGQVVEGTQRSDADKKKWFKNMPWQEKMQAANEQGTLILLQNLDPAYTSAEVEDIVQNGLGESCTAKMIQQTANSSPYSGRALVILKNRETAKKVVRKLEQGCLLLPNGRPLVASIAETSCSAEKKPKFFGHLVLDKLRHSMLNEREMREAVSTSHFSQPNTIEYDMSMEWCAQQEKTDVLWNSLFKQQLKEVRELKAKLEAK, encoded by the exons ATGGACAAGTTAGAGGGGAAAATTGCTGATGTTGATG TTAAATTTCTTTTTAACAGAATTAATATTCAGAAGCCTGCTGGCGTTCTGAATGTTGATTTAGGAAAAAACAAAGTTTGTGGTAATGACACAACAAGTAGTGAAGCAATGGTTCCCTCAAAGCTAAACTCATCTAAAGAACACATGAACTTAGAGACAACGAGAAGGTCTGTTGATAAGCCTAAACTTAATGATGAAAAGCAGATATCAGCCGTAGGTTTAGAACCAAGTGAGATTGATAAAACTGTTGAGATACAACAAGATGCCTCAAGTCCTAAGACTATCTTAAGTTTTAAAGGTAAAAATAGGGATGAAGAGTTGATTCTCGATAAAGTTCTTCCAAGGAAGCTCGATGTGGAAGAAATAAGGTCTACCAATGATGTTGGTGATTTGGACAATAGACCAACTAAGGTGGAGTTTGCTACTAGTGAAACATCTAGTGACAAGAGAAATAGTCATGAGCAAAGACATGTTGAGGTGgaagaaaataacaatggtaGAAAGAGTAATGCGTCATTGGAGCACGCACAACCCAAGAAGGCAAACATGAACGGAAACCAAAGTAGTGAGCATAGACGCAAGATCAATGCTAATGGGAGTTATATGAATGATTTATCATTTGTTGCTTCTCAAGTTGATGAAAGATGCAAACTCAAAGGTCTAGAGGATACTATCGGAACAAATAAACGCCCTACCAAGAAGAGGAAGCCCGAGGGTAACACATCAATTCCTTCCAATAAAAAGTTGCCCAACTCATCGCATGGAGACGATGAGAGTAAGGTCCAAAAGGCTTCACTACCGAGTAGCTCCATTGGCGATGATAAATGTAAACGTAAATATGGAGGGGAGTCTTTAGTGGTGGATAAAGACtccaagaagaagatgagggtTGACGATAAGGCAACAAATCTTCCTTTAGCTGTGGACGAGGACTctaagatgaagatgaaggttGGCGACAAGACAACAAATCGTCCTTTAGTGGTGGGCGAAGACTccgagaagaagatgaaggttGGTGACAAGGCAACAAATTGTCCTTTAGTGGTGGGTGAAGACTctgagaagaagatgaaggttGGCGATAAGGCAACAAATCTTTCTTTGCCGGGGGACAAAAACTctgagaagaagatgaaggttGGCGATAAGGCAATAAATCTTTCTTTGCCGGTGGACAAAAACTCTGAGAAGAAGGTGAAAGTTTGTGATGAGGCAACTCTTTTGTCTGGCAAGCCACCTAGACCATCTCCAAGGCTGCCGCAAAGTAAGGCCAAAAAGTTTGATGGTGAAGTGTTGGAAGTCAACCTATGTGCGGATGCG AGTAATGTTTTTGGGAATGATAATAAGGCTTCATCACCGATTGCTTTTGGATCGGATGATTCTCTTGGAAAACAAAAAGCCCCTCTCGAGAAGATGAACGCAAAGTCCGCCGTTAAGGCCTCGAGACTTTCCAATGGCGAGTTGCAAGGACAATCAACCGCACAATTGCAAATTAAGTCTCAAAAGTTAGATGGTCAAGTTGTGGAAGGCACTCAACGTTCGGATGCG GATAAAAAAAAGTGGTTCAAGAATATG CCCTGGCAAGAGAAAATGCAAGCTGCAAACGAGCAAGGAACCCTCATTCTGCTTCAGAATTTGGATCCAGCATACACTTCAGCAGAAGTGGAG GATATAGTACAGAATGGTTTAGGGGAAAGTTGCACAGCTAAGATGATTCAGCAGACTGCAAATTCGAGCCCTTACTCTG GACGAGCTCttgtaattttaaaaaatcggGAAACAGCTAAGAAGGTTGTTAGAAAATTAGAACAGGGCTGTTTGTTATTGCCAAATGGAAG ACCTCTTGTTGCCAGCATTGCAGAAACTTCTTGTTCTGCTGAAAAGAAGCCAAAATTTTTTGGTCATCTAGTCCTTGATAAACTTCGGCACTCAATGCTAAATGAAAGGGAAATG AGAGAAGCTGTTTCTACTTCACATTTTTCTCAGCCCAACACTATCGAATATGATATGTCCATGGAATGGTGTGCACAACAAGAGAAAACAGATGTATTGTGGAACAGCTTGTTTAAG CAACAATTGAAGGAGGTGAGAGAACTCAAAGCTAAACTGGAGGCAAAATGA
- the LOC126783000 gene encoding protein ANTI-SILENCING 1 isoform X1 → MAEPDGTEALQFEWGMLKGIGGKNRDVKFYKSFMFDGERYDLYDCVYLYKEGEAEPEIGKIIKIWETPQKLRKVKILWFFRPCEITSFLGDEKSLENELFLASGAGPGLCNLNPLEAIAGKCNVVCISKEKENPQPSDEELQKADFVFFRTFDVSRQKIMDKLEGKIADVDVKFLFNRINIQKPAGVLNVDLGKNKVCGNDTTSSEAMVPSKLNSSKEHMNLETTRRSVDKPKLNDEKQISAVGLEPSEIDKTVEIQQDASSPKTILSFKGKNRDEELILDKVLPRKLDVEEIRSTNDVGDLDNRPTKVEFATSETSSDKRNSHEQRHVEVEENNNGRKSNASLEHAQPKKANMNGNQSSEHRRKINANGSYMNDLSFVASQVDERCKLKGLEDTIGTNKRPTKKRKPEGNTSIPSNKKLPNSSHGDDESKVQKASLPSSSIGDDKCKRKYGGESLVVDKDSKKKMRVDDKATNLPLAVDEDSKMKMKVGDKTTNRPLVVGEDSEKKMKVGDKATNCPLVVGEDSEKKMKVGDKATNLSLPGDKNSEKKMKVGDKAINLSLPVDKNSEKKVKVCDEATLLSGKPPRPSPRLPQSKAKKFDGEVLEVNLCADASNVFGNDNKASSPIAFGSDDSLGKQKAPLEKMNAKSAVKASRLSNGELQGQSTAQLQIKSQKLDGQVVEGTQRSDADKKKWFKNMPWQEKMQAANEQGTLILLQNLDPAYTSAEVEDIVQNGLGESCTAKMIQQTANSSPYSGRALVILKNRETAKKVVRKLEQGCLLLPNGRPLVASIAETSCSAEKKPKFFGHLVLDKLRHSMLNEREMREAVSTSHFSQPNTIEYDMSMEWCAQQEKTDVLWNSLFKQQLKEVRELKAKLEAK, encoded by the exons ATGGCAGAACCTGATGGGACCGAAGCTCTCCAGTTTGAGTGGGGAATGTTGAAGGGAATTGGTGGAAAAAACAGAGATGTTAAGTTTTATAAATCTTTTATGTTTGACGGGGAGCGGTACGACCTCTATGACTGTGTTTATCTATACAAGGAAGGTGAGGCAGAGCCTGAGATTGGCAAGATAATAAAGATATGGGAGACTCCGCAGAAGTTAAGGAAAGTGAAAATCCTGTGGTTTTTCCGTCCTTGTGAGATTACCAGCTTTCTTGGTGATGAAAAGAGTCTAGAGAACGAGTTGTTTTTGGCATCCGGTGCGGGTCCTGGCCTTTGTAATCTGAATCCACTG GAAGCCATTGCTGGAAAATGCAATGTTGTGTGCATttcaaaggaaaaggaaaacccTCAACCTTCAGATGAGGAGCTTCAAAAGGccgattttgttttcttcagaACCTTTGATGTTTCACGGCAGAAAATCATGGACAAGTTAGAGGGGAAAATTGCTGATGTTGATG TTAAATTTCTTTTTAACAGAATTAATATTCAGAAGCCTGCTGGCGTTCTGAATGTTGATTTAGGAAAAAACAAAGTTTGTGGTAATGACACAACAAGTAGTGAAGCAATGGTTCCCTCAAAGCTAAACTCATCTAAAGAACACATGAACTTAGAGACAACGAGAAGGTCTGTTGATAAGCCTAAACTTAATGATGAAAAGCAGATATCAGCCGTAGGTTTAGAACCAAGTGAGATTGATAAAACTGTTGAGATACAACAAGATGCCTCAAGTCCTAAGACTATCTTAAGTTTTAAAGGTAAAAATAGGGATGAAGAGTTGATTCTCGATAAAGTTCTTCCAAGGAAGCTCGATGTGGAAGAAATAAGGTCTACCAATGATGTTGGTGATTTGGACAATAGACCAACTAAGGTGGAGTTTGCTACTAGTGAAACATCTAGTGACAAGAGAAATAGTCATGAGCAAAGACATGTTGAGGTGgaagaaaataacaatggtaGAAAGAGTAATGCGTCATTGGAGCACGCACAACCCAAGAAGGCAAACATGAACGGAAACCAAAGTAGTGAGCATAGACGCAAGATCAATGCTAATGGGAGTTATATGAATGATTTATCATTTGTTGCTTCTCAAGTTGATGAAAGATGCAAACTCAAAGGTCTAGAGGATACTATCGGAACAAATAAACGCCCTACCAAGAAGAGGAAGCCCGAGGGTAACACATCAATTCCTTCCAATAAAAAGTTGCCCAACTCATCGCATGGAGACGATGAGAGTAAGGTCCAAAAGGCTTCACTACCGAGTAGCTCCATTGGCGATGATAAATGTAAACGTAAATATGGAGGGGAGTCTTTAGTGGTGGATAAAGACtccaagaagaagatgagggtTGACGATAAGGCAACAAATCTTCCTTTAGCTGTGGACGAGGACTctaagatgaagatgaaggttGGCGACAAGACAACAAATCGTCCTTTAGTGGTGGGCGAAGACTccgagaagaagatgaaggttGGTGACAAGGCAACAAATTGTCCTTTAGTGGTGGGTGAAGACTctgagaagaagatgaaggttGGCGATAAGGCAACAAATCTTTCTTTGCCGGGGGACAAAAACTctgagaagaagatgaaggttGGCGATAAGGCAATAAATCTTTCTTTGCCGGTGGACAAAAACTCTGAGAAGAAGGTGAAAGTTTGTGATGAGGCAACTCTTTTGTCTGGCAAGCCACCTAGACCATCTCCAAGGCTGCCGCAAAGTAAGGCCAAAAAGTTTGATGGTGAAGTGTTGGAAGTCAACCTATGTGCGGATGCG AGTAATGTTTTTGGGAATGATAATAAGGCTTCATCACCGATTGCTTTTGGATCGGATGATTCTCTTGGAAAACAAAAAGCCCCTCTCGAGAAGATGAACGCAAAGTCCGCCGTTAAGGCCTCGAGACTTTCCAATGGCGAGTTGCAAGGACAATCAACCGCACAATTGCAAATTAAGTCTCAAAAGTTAGATGGTCAAGTTGTGGAAGGCACTCAACGTTCGGATGCG GATAAAAAAAAGTGGTTCAAGAATATG CCCTGGCAAGAGAAAATGCAAGCTGCAAACGAGCAAGGAACCCTCATTCTGCTTCAGAATTTGGATCCAGCATACACTTCAGCAGAAGTGGAG GATATAGTACAGAATGGTTTAGGGGAAAGTTGCACAGCTAAGATGATTCAGCAGACTGCAAATTCGAGCCCTTACTCTG GACGAGCTCttgtaattttaaaaaatcggGAAACAGCTAAGAAGGTTGTTAGAAAATTAGAACAGGGCTGTTTGTTATTGCCAAATGGAAG ACCTCTTGTTGCCAGCATTGCAGAAACTTCTTGTTCTGCTGAAAAGAAGCCAAAATTTTTTGGTCATCTAGTCCTTGATAAACTTCGGCACTCAATGCTAAATGAAAGGGAAATG AGAGAAGCTGTTTCTACTTCACATTTTTCTCAGCCCAACACTATCGAATATGATATGTCCATGGAATGGTGTGCACAACAAGAGAAAACAGATGTATTGTGGAACAGCTTGTTTAAG CAACAATTGAAGGAGGTGAGAGAACTCAAAGCTAAACTGGAGGCAAAATGA